CGGTGAGGGCCACTTTCATTGTTCATTCTCCTGAGGGTAAACTGCGGCAAAGAGGTCGGCGTCCACGGCGTTGGTAACGTCCGCGCGGATGATCTGGCCGGGCTGCAGGCCGCTGCCTTCGATGTAGGTGACGCCGTCCACCTCCGGCGCCTGAAACCAGGCCCGGCCGATCCAGGCGTTTTCCTCGTCCTCGTCCTCGGCTTCCTCCACCAGCACCTCCACGCTTTTGCCCACATAGCTTTCCAGCAGCTGTTCGCGGCGCTTCGCCTGCCAGGCCAGCAGCGCGTTCATCCTCCTGGCGGCGGTGCGGGGCGGAACCTGCTCTTCCAGCGCGAACGCCGGGGTGCCGGCCTCGCGGGAATAGTTGAACACACCGAGGTGTAGAAAGGGAATGGCGGCCACAAAGCTTTTAAGGGCAAGGGCTTCGGCCTTGGTCTCGCCGGGGAAGCCGCTCATCACGGTGGTGCGGAGCACGGCCTGGGGCAGCTCTTTGAGTATGGTGGTGAAAAGCGCTTCCAGCTCGCGGCGCCCCTTTTTGCGGTTCATGGCTTTCAGGACGCGGTCTTCGCTGTGCTGGATGGGGATCTCGAAATAGGGCAACAGCTTGGGCTGGCGCTTCCAGAGCTCCAGCCAGGCGGTTTCAAAGTGGTCCGGATGCATGTACATCACGCGGATCCAGCGGTACTGCGGCAGGGCGCCGAGCCTTTCCAGCAGTTCCGGCAAGGCTTTGCGGCCGTAGATGTCCAGGCCATAATTCGCCGTGTCCTGGGCGATCACCACCAGTTCCCGCCAGCCGTCTTCGGGCTCGCCGGCCAAGGCCTCGGCTTCCTTCACCAGCGCTTCGATGGGAACGCTGCTCATGCCTCCGCGAATGGAGGGAATGGCGCAGTAGCTGCAGTTGTTCGAGCAGCCGTCGCTGACGCGCAGATAGCGGTGAAATCCACCCTGGATGGCGGTCCGGGGGTATTCTGAGGCCGGCTCGAGCCGCAGCCGGCGTTCCAGCGCGGCAAAATCCTTCAGCCCGATCCAGGCGTCCACTTCGGGAAAGAGGCCTGCAAAATCCTCCAGCCCACGGTTCATCAAACAGCCCGTCACCAGCAGCTGTTCGAACTGCCCCTCCTGCTTCAGGATGGCCAGATCGCTCAACACCAGATCCAGTTCGCGCAGCGAATCCTCCAGGAAAGAGCAGGTGTTCACCAGCACGAGGTCAGCCTCTTCAGGATAGTCCGCGGCTTCGTAACCGGCCCGTTCCAGGATGGCGGCGAAAACTTCGCTGTCCACCAGGTTTTTGGCGCAGCCCAGGCTTTCGATGAAATATTTGCTCATGAGAGAGGGTGGATGAAAAGTCCCGAACGCAACTTGGGCTCGAACCAGGTGGACTTGGGCGGCATGATCAGGCCAGCGTCGGCGATGCTCAGCAGCTCGTCCATGGAGGTGGGAAACATGGCGAAAGCCACGGCTTCGCGGCCGCTGTCCACGCGGCGGACCAGTTCATCCAGGCCGCGGATGCCGCCCACGAAGTCGATCCTTTTGTCCCGGCGGGGATCGCCAATGCCCAGAATGGGGTGCAGCAGGTTGTCCTGCAGGATGGAAACGTCCAGCGAGGCCACCGGATTGGCGGTGTCCCAGCTGCCCGCTTTCGGCACCAGGCGGTACCAGGAGTGGTCCAGATACATGGCGATCTCGTGGGTTTGGCCGGGCTGGAAATTGCCCGCTTCCCTGATGGGAGTGAGCTGGAATTTCTGCTCCACCAGCTTCAGGAAGTCTTCTTTGGAATGGCCGTTGACGTCTTTCACCACGCGGTTGTAGTCGAATATTTTCAGCTGGTTGTCCGGGAAGATCACGGCCATGAAGAAGTTGAACTCTTCCTCGCCAGTGAAGTGCGGATGCTGCTCCCGGCGCAGGAGGCCCACCTTGGCGGCGCTGGCGGTGCGGTGATGCCCGTCGGCCACGTAGAGGCAGTCCAGATCGGCGAACGCGGCCTGGATGGCGGCGATGTCCGCGGGATCGTCCAGCAG
The sequence above is drawn from the Candidatus Cloacimonadota bacterium genome and encodes:
- a CDS encoding DUF1015 family protein; the encoded protein is MAVFKPFRALRPVPQRAAEIASLPYDVMDSDEARIEVQKHPLSYIHVEKPEVDLPAGTDLYDPAVYAKAKENLDNYSLQGHMKQDPQPLFYIYRQTMDGREQNGLVGLTSVDEYMAGKIKKHEFTRADKEADRIRHVDACDAHASPVFFTYRHQDAIDTVVERVKQAKEPVYDFVSDDGIGHSLWLLDDPADIAAIQAAFADLDCLYVADGHHRTASAAKVGLLRREQHPHFTGEEEFNFFMAVIFPDNQLKIFDYNRVVKDVNGHSKEDFLKLVEQKFQLTPIREAGNFQPGQTHEIAMYLDHSWYRLVPKAGSWDTANPVASLDVSILQDNLLHPILGIGDPRRDKRIDFVGGIRGLDELVRRVDSGREAVAFAMFPTSMDELLSIADAGLIMPPKSTWFEPKLRSGLFIHPLS
- the rimO gene encoding 30S ribosomal protein S12 methylthiotransferase RimO, which translates into the protein MSKYFIESLGCAKNLVDSEVFAAILERAGYEAADYPEEADLVLVNTCSFLEDSLRELDLVLSDLAILKQEGQFEQLLVTGCLMNRGLEDFAGLFPEVDAWIGLKDFAALERRLRLEPASEYPRTAIQGGFHRYLRVSDGCSNNCSYCAIPSIRGGMSSVPIEALVKEAEALAGEPEDGWRELVVIAQDTANYGLDIYGRKALPELLERLGALPQYRWIRVMYMHPDHFETAWLELWKRQPKLLPYFEIPIQHSEDRVLKAMNRKKGRRELEALFTTILKELPQAVLRTTVMSGFPGETKAEALALKSFVAAIPFLHLGVFNYSREAGTPAFALEEQVPPRTAARRMNALLAWQAKRREQLLESYVGKSVEVLVEEAEDEDEENAWIGRAWFQAPEVDGVTYIEGSGLQPGQIIRADVTNAVDADLFAAVYPQENEQ